From Bacteroidales bacterium, the proteins below share one genomic window:
- a CDS encoding T9SS type A sorting domain-containing protein — MKNFYSFLFLCLFSKIIFGQVQTTRELIWDSQTREYIECMPTTYNSENPIPVMFCLHGLGDNMQNFHTVLQLNQWSESKRWIIITPQALDAQVPTIGSVGASWNSGAGVEGVPYLGTVILNKDVDDSGFLMAILDSLKNNYNINTDSVFFMGFSMGGFMSNRIAIEHGDRITAIASLNGTIGMAIKEKTPVAKVNTIHFHGTNDETVTYENAGFPVGGTIYSTGLGAEQTVDYWKTHNQCGNEAIHTFFPDEKADSLTFERFLYKNEGENIQTAFIKVNNGEHYWYYKPVNDIDYSTEIYKFFTNTMDFPTGITNTTNTSLNIYPNPASDFIFTEQDFAEVAIFDITGKLVLKEFNNNRINISALNNGFYIVKINSKGEIYEQKLQIIK; from the coding sequence ATGAAAAATTTTTACAGTTTTTTATTTTTATGTCTGTTTTCAAAAATTATTTTTGGGCAAGTTCAAACTACGCGAGAATTAATTTGGGATTCTCAAACAAGAGAATATATTGAGTGTATGCCTACAACTTATAATTCTGAAAACCCAATTCCTGTAATGTTTTGTTTGCATGGACTTGGAGATAATATGCAGAATTTTCACACTGTACTGCAATTAAATCAATGGAGCGAATCAAAAAGATGGATTATTATCACTCCTCAAGCTCTTGATGCACAAGTGCCTACAATAGGTTCTGTTGGTGCTTCTTGGAATTCTGGTGCTGGTGTCGAAGGAGTACCATATCTAGGCACTGTTATTTTAAACAAAGATGTTGATGATTCTGGTTTCTTAATGGCAATTTTAGATTCTTTAAAAAATAATTATAATATAAATACAGATTCTGTCTTTTTTATGGGATTTTCTATGGGCGGATTTATGAGTAATAGAATAGCCATTGAACATGGGGATAGGATTACTGCAATAGCTTCTTTAAATGGAACAATAGGTATGGCAATAAAGGAAAAAACCCCAGTAGCTAAAGTTAATACAATACATTTTCATGGAACAAATGATGAAACAGTTACTTACGAAAATGCTGGATTTCCTGTTGGAGGAACAATTTATTCTACTGGACTGGGAGCAGAACAAACAGTTGACTACTGGAAAACACATAACCAGTGTGGCAACGAAGCAATTCACACTTTTTTCCCTGACGAAAAAGCAGATAGTTTAACTTTTGAAAGGTTTTTGTATAAAAATGAAGGGGAAAACATTCAAACTGCTTTTATAAAAGTAAATAATGGCGAACACTATTGGTATTACAAACCTGTAAATGATATTGACTATTCAACAGAAATTTATAAGTTTTTTACAAATACAATGGATTTTCCAACTGGAATTACAAATACAACAAATACAAGTTTAAATATTTATCCAAATCCAGCTTCAGACTTTATTTTTACAGAACAAGATTTCGCCGAAGTTGCAATATTTGATATTACAGGCAAATTGGTTTTAAAAGAATTTAATAATAATCGTATTAATATTTCTGCTTTAAATAATGGATTTTATATTGTGAAAATTAATTCTAAAGGAGAAATTTACGAACAAAAATTACAGATAATAAAATAA
- a CDS encoding serine hydroxymethyltransferase, which produces MKKDKEIFDLIEQEKERQMHGIELIASENFVSEQVMMAMGSVLTNKYAEGYPGKRYYGGCQIVDQTEQLAIDRACKLFGAEYANVQPHSGAQANAAVFFACLKVGDTFMGLDLAHGGHLSHGSPVNLSGINYNPVAYHVKEDTGLVDYDEMEKIAKECKPKLIVAGASAYSRDWDYKRMREIADSVNALLMCDMAHPAGLIAAKLLNNPLEYCHIVTTTTHKTLRGPRGGLILIGKDFDNPWGLTTTKGVVKKMSDLINSAVFPGQQGGPLEHVIAAKAVAFGEALQPEFVEYMKQVRKNATVLANEFIKKGYHVISNGTDNHLMLIDLRQKFPELTGRKAENTLVLADITINKNMVPFDSRSPFQTSGIRIGTSAITTRGLKENHMPIIVDFIDKILSDPENEKIIEEVRKEVNKLMKDFPLFAW; this is translated from the coding sequence ATGAAAAAAGATAAAGAAATTTTTGATTTAATCGAACAGGAAAAAGAGCGTCAAATGCATGGTATAGAACTAATTGCATCAGAAAACTTTGTGAGCGAACAAGTAATGATGGCAATGGGTTCAGTGCTAACAAATAAATATGCAGAAGGATACCCTGGCAAAAGATATTATGGTGGCTGCCAAATAGTTGACCAAACAGAGCAATTGGCAATAGACCGCGCATGCAAACTTTTTGGAGCAGAATATGCAAATGTTCAGCCACATAGTGGAGCACAAGCAAATGCAGCTGTTTTCTTTGCTTGCTTAAAAGTTGGTGATACTTTTATGGGCTTAGACCTTGCACATGGCGGACACCTTTCTCATGGTTCACCTGTAAACTTATCTGGAATAAACTACAATCCAGTTGCTTATCATGTTAAAGAAGACACAGGACTTGTTGACTATGATGAAATGGAAAAAATTGCCAAGGAATGCAAACCAAAATTAATCGTGGCTGGAGCTTCTGCATATAGCAGAGATTGGGACTATAAGCGCATGAGAGAAATCGCTGATAGCGTAAACGCACTGCTTATGTGCGACATGGCGCACCCTGCAGGATTAATCGCTGCAAAATTATTGAACAATCCATTAGAGTATTGCCACATAGTTACCACTACAACCCACAAAACACTTCGCGGACCTCGTGGTGGCTTAATTTTAATTGGAAAAGATTTTGACAATCCTTGGGGATTAACAACTACGAAAGGCGTTGTGAAAAAAATGTCAGATTTAATAAATAGTGCGGTGTTCCCAGGGCAACAAGGCGGACCACTTGAGCACGTAATAGCTGCTAAAGCTGTTGCTTTTGGCGAAGCATTACAGCCAGAATTTGTTGAATATATGAAACAAGTGCGTAAAAATGCAACCGTTCTAGCAAATGAATTTATAAAAAAAGGTTATCATGTAATCAGCAATGGCACTGACAATCATTTAATGTTAATAGATTTGCGTCAAAAATTCCCAGAACTAACAGGAAGAAAAGCTGAAAACACACTTGTGCTAGCTGACATTACAATAAATAAAAACATGGTTCCATTCGATTCTAGAAGTCCATTCCAAACATCAGGAATACGAATTGGAACTTCAGCAATTACAACTAGAGGTCTAAAAGAAAATCATATGCCTATAATTGTTGATTTTATTGACAAAATTTTATCAGACCCTGAGAATGAAAAAATTATTGAAGAAGTTCGCAAAGAAGTGAATAAATTAATGAAAGACTTCCCTCTTTTTGCTTGGTAA